The Sebastes umbrosus isolate fSebUmb1 chromosome 4, fSebUmb1.pri, whole genome shotgun sequence genomic sequence gtgtgagtgtgtatgacAGAGAAAGGTTGATGAGGCAGGTTTTCTTGGGCCCTCGTGACTTTATCTCACGTTACCATCCCGTCATCACTTTCAGTAAGAGCTTCCTCTTACCTCGTCTCCCTGCTACATTCAGCACTTCAACAACACGCTCGATACTTTGATTCACCTGGAAATGATGAGATTTGTGGgggaaaagcaaaacaaatcctgaccatttataaaaaaaaatagaaaagcagACATTGTTTTCCCAGACGGACACACTGGGAGCATCAGGAATGTCCATAAAAACTCAAGCCAGCTGTcaccaaaggaaaaaaataaagaaataaaccaGATTAATTCCCCTTGTTGCTGATTGCAGGGAAAGAGCTTTAACACAGCTGTCAGCAGACAGTCCTTCCCGGTCCTGTGGTTCTGCCGAGGCTTATTGTATGGCTCCGTTCAGACTCAGCTGGATGTTGGGTGCTTTGAATGGACGGAGATCAATGGCAACGCTACACACATACTCTATTTGAAGACTGAGGGGGTGGTGTTTGTAAGGACCCAAAGACAGTAGACCTTCGGCGAGGAAATAGGTTGAATCAGTTGTCAGGTTTGACTTATTTGCCGTGAATCCACTTACCTTGGTTGTACATTATATTCAGCTTGAATGGTGGTGTTGGAGTTTGTTTATCATTAGACTGTCCAAGGTGTTTTATTGAAGTCAAACTGCTTCCCTCTGCTACATTATTCAGTTTGTTGCTGCAGCTTGGTTTTGTCGGTCACGCTCTcattttgtgtaatttttaATAACAACTTTATTGTGTGTTATGAGCTCCCCAACAATCAACAGGAACATTGtgtataaactaaaaaaaaaaccagcTTATTATCATttataggtattacagtaataaCAACTACCACCATTGTTCAAGCCCACAGAACTTTATCTTAAATTCTAGCGAGGACCtccaaagataccaaatatgtGTGCCAAATGAGGCTCAATTTGTGAGAAATGTGTACAAAATGATGCACAAGACATctagaatatttccatttaatgGGCGGTGTGGCCATAAAAACAAATGAGTCTTGGTttgttaaagggttaaatgcAGGGCCATACTCAccactgaggacacagaggtcatGTCCTCAGTATTATTTCCTGTACTGGGgaacattacattttatattcagATTTTCAGTATTATTTATGCtactatatataaattataCGACCTCTGTAAATAAAAACGTATTTAGTATTTACCTACCAGAATTCCTGGCAGTAAGAAAAGACTTTGACATGGCATGTTGGGAAATTAAATACAACGGTTAAccattgaaaaaaatgtttcttaaagaatttgtgtctttatttttgGTGTCTGGTCAAAAGGTGTGAGGGTGGGACTCTTGacctcagtatttctaaaataaatCCAAGCCCCAGCCTTGGTTAAATGTACCAAACAACTCACCAAGCTCAGCAGCCAGAGCGAGcgacagaaaaaacaaagatatttacCTCAAAGAATCAAAGCAAAGAgaggcagaattttttttagttattattGTCACTGCTCTCCCAGTGCagatgtatgtttgtgtttttcgtTTTTCATGCAGTGCGCCtgccaaagtgtgtgtgtgtgtgtgtgtgtgtgtgtgtgctacagtATGTTGGTTGCCACAGTTACCAAAACGCCAACCTCACTGCGTCATTGCCTCAGACAaccttcacacacaaaaaaagagctGCTTTTCCTCccattcatccctccatccactCATCTACCTGTCCATCTATTGTTTAAAAAACGGAAGCACGCTCAACTTTCTCAGCTTATACAACAcaatctatgtgtgtgtgtgtgtgttgtatgtgtgtgtacattgtaTGTATGCACGTTGCCATGACTACGGGCCGGGCTAACTGGCGTCATCACTTCAAAACCACCTTTGCAGCGAGCAAAGAGAGATAGAAAAGGACTCAAAGCAGCTCCCCTCTGTTCAACacctgcactctctctctctctctctctctctctctctctctctctctctctctaacacacacacacacacacacacacacacacagagagacatagcTCCTGCTACTGGTGTGGTCTCATATTCCGCTGAGCTCACCTCATTCGTTCAACAGGGTCCAGTGGcacagaaggagaggaggggagatgagagagaggagaggagaaggctTGACTTCATGCATACTGATTCGACTGGAGCAATCTGAATGTATTTCTGAGGGTGTCTGCTCAGTCTGGCTCGAATCATCCCCGCCtcgtagggagagagagagagagagagagagagagagagaggcagagaaagaaagaaagagagggggagaaataTTGACAGTTTCTGTGTCACCTTACATCACCATCCTCCACTCATGAAACCACAGCTGGGAGCTGACAAAGGTGCTACTCTGATCCATCATTAGAAGATTCCCAACTTTGTCTCAGCGTGACCAGTTCAGTTTGAGTCACATGGTGTCTCTTACTGTATAACATTTAGATACACGGTGTGTTTAAATGAGCTGCTTCATCTCTCTTtcctttatttttatgtaatgtttgtcttctgtctttcagatttgactCTGCCACACAATGGCTGACAACGGCTGGTTGCCACAGGATACAGGATTTAACTTGATCATGTGATCTGACTCCCTCCCCAGTTCCCTGCCATCTATCATAGGTGAGTCATGTGACaggcttttttttcacattccagTAAGCCAACTGGAAGGTCATTTTAATCTGCATTGTTGGTTGGTAgtcattgataaaaaaaacaacaactaaaaacTTGTTCCAAACTCACTGGTGACAAATTTAGCCATGAGCAACACATTCAAATAACAGTGATATGTGCACAAACACCACACCACCACTCTCACGGGCCCCCGCGTTCACACATCCGCACGCACCACGTGGCGGTAATCAGCCAAATGTGCAAAACACCTTTATTAATGGTTGAAGGACAAAAGAGCAGGGCGGAAAAGGGCTTTGAATACACTGCTGACTGATACAGAGaggctgtatgtgtgtttgtgtgtgtgtgtgtgtgtgtgtgtgtgtgtgtgtgtgtgttgtcagtaGATGATAATGCTCAGGACGGATGAGAGGGATGAGAGCCACTCTGTTGCCAAGGCGACGGACAGGGCTGTAAACACGCTACCCCTGACTCATCTCTCCACAAtagagcctctctctctctctctctctctctctctctcacacacacacacacacacacacacacacattcacacaataGAGTCCAATCTGAGGGAGACAAGAGGATCCGGAGATGAGAGCCACTCCAGGCTGCTTAGCTATACATCTCAATAGGCCTGTGGAATAAATGCAACTCTTTCTGTCATATACAcgctcatttaaaaaaaaaaaaaatcagtaaaaaaACTAGGATGCAACTGAACTGGAAATCAATGCGTAGTTTTGTTGAATTGTCGCCTGTGCACGTGTGTTATATTAGTAACAATAAGTAACAAAGACCAAAAGCATTGAAGTGTGATTGCTTGcgaattttaatttttaatttttaattatctTGAGAcagaaaaactttatttttttaagtttgatgTCTGCATGCAAAATGTTGTTCACGCAGAGTGTCTTATAATCTAACACCGTGTCAGAGGtctcaaaaacagaaaacaacacatcCAACACTGGACTTTTTGTGCTGATAAgggcttaaaggtgctaaatttgaaattcagagcatatctttGATTGAAGGATTGCCTCTACATGGCTTTCAACACGGCGACGGCAGCTAACGCcgcagcgctaacagtgcaaacaacaacaacagtgctgacagagctaacctGGAGGGGAACCGGAGTGTGGGCGCTACACTTCTATGACGACAACTTgggtcaggacggcgttatcagcggtaaccgctgtatgagcgcagtgcagagcggcggccctTAGCTAGCCACGTGGTGCACACACACGGGACTtgcatgcactaacatgcattactcctctatatcattAGCAAATAGTTATTTGTTGCTATATTATTGCcttgaatttcaaatttagcatCTTTAAAGTAACAACTAAAGCACACACATtgtatttatttcctttaaACTGTCTTTTGGACATTCTTGGAGAACACACTCGTAATCTTTCAGTATTTTGTTTGAATTTTTAGATTGTATACATGGCAACacataataaagtcagaatCCAGCTGTAACAGGCTAATGGTCACAGAGAGAAGACATGTCAAATATCCTTCATTTTAACAGGGGGATCATGACCCGCCGGCTGAGCAGCTCCACCCGTTCCCACACCGAGGACTCCATCTTCCTGAAGCCCGAAGAGGACCCCGTCTGGCTCGATGAGCCCACAAAGTCTGATAAAATAGGCGATGGAGCCCCTAAAAAAGACGggctcccacaatgcaaagatGGGCCCACCGGGGGCCAAAGCCCGCAGGGAGAGGAAGTGTTTATGCGCAAGGTGTACTCGCTGGTGATTGAGATCCACTGCTGGGCTGCACTGTTTGCCGTCTCCCAAGTCACGGTATGTCATATcacttgtttgatttttttactCAAATGTCTGCTTTAAATTAGATTGAGATGACCTTCCTGCACAAGCTTTGGTTTTCAGTGATGCAGATCAGTATGAAAAATCCACCGTAGTGTAATTGCAACATTAGCAATGCAAATGACACTTGAGCACAAGGTATTCTATCAACTTGACCCGTATTTTTTTCACAATGATTTTCTTATCATATGCGTCATTACATATTCATATTCTCTAAAGTTCTTTTACTTGACAGTGTGCTTTATTAGGGCATTATTTCTGGGCAAGAATTCGATTCTTCTTTTGTATTCTTATCTCTGTCTCAGTTGACAGATGCAACATTAccatatgtaaaaaaataaaaataaataagagccTTTTAAACGCTGCCATGATTATGACACCAGACATCATGTGGTCAATTTACATATTTGTTATGCCTGCGTAATAGACcgtcttcttttcttttcacctGAGAGCAGCCACAGCGCTGCGTGATTACCAGAGCATGAATGACAGGAGAGTTCACAGTGACAGTctgcctcccctccctctctcctcccaggGGTACTGGGTGTTTTTTGTGGTGGAAGGAAACGGACCTCTCTCTTCCATCTACAAAGCCCTGCAGGTCATCGACTTCTACCTTGGCTTCATCTTACCCTGCCACCCGATTTTTGGAGTGGACGTAAGTGTCGTGTCCCGGATCTAAccagctgtttgttttggatggAGACTGTAGTAGTACTGACTTTGTCTAACTGCCTCTTCccctatctttctctctctgtactgCCCAGTCCATGGTGTTGATGAGGGAGGTTGTGAACACCAAAGAGCACAACTGGATTGTTCATGGAACGGCAGGCATTGGTGTGGCCATCTGTGTTATCATGGTACCCAAATcttgtttttatgcaaaatttCAAACATTTGGTAATTTCTGCTTGAATGTGAGGTTATGGTGGAtgttccatccatccattttcttccacgTATCTGGGGTCGGGTCGCAGGGGCAGTAGGCTTAGTAGGGAATTGCAgatgtccctctccccagcaacgttttccagctcttcctgggggacccagaggcgttcccaggccagacaaGATATacaatctctccagcgtgttttGGGTCTGTCCCGGGGCCTCTTACTAGTTGTCCATCTCCCGCTCTATTTTACATTCtctcgtgaacaagaccccgagatacttaaactccctcgcttggggccCTTCCCAGAGGGCGCAATCCATCGTtttccggcagagaaccatggcctcagacttggaggtgcTGACTCTCATCCTGACCGCTTCACACTTGGCTGTAAACCGCCCCAGTGCGTGCTGCAGGTCACGGTCTaatgaagccaacagaaccacatcatctgtaAAGAGAGACAcaattctgaggtccccaaaccagacactctcctcccccccgctgcgccttgagatcctgtccatgaaaatcacaaacaggatcGGTGACAAGGGACAGCCCTGATTGAGGCCGACACCCACCGAGTGGTGGATGTTGAAGTATTGCAATTTACCATCAAGGAACACGACTCTGAAAGAAAGAAGATTGACTGGATCTTTAATTTCTTCATTTGCAGATTGACTAGTTCTTTGCTTGATTGATGTGTTTATTGGCAGATAAATCGGATACACATTTCCTCCCACTCACCTCTTGCCAGGTCGTCCACATGGTGTGCAAGTGGCGTTACGGCACTGGCTTGTGGTCGTCAGGTACAGTGCCGCGGGACATCGGCGATCGGCGTCAGTCTGTGAGCCGCCAGCCCTCCTTTACCCTGTCAGAGTGGACGGACGCTCAGGAGGATCTACTGGACATGGACCCAGTGCCCCAGACGCCGGTCTTTGAGATGGGCATTGACAACAGGATGGATGGAGACGCCATCACCCTCACTGTCACACCAGTGGGGCTTCAGGAGAGGTTAGAGTTGAGCTGCAGGAGGGTATTTATGGAAATATGAGAAGCATTTGTATGATTCAATATGTGTCACACAGGAGGGGCTCCAACGTCTCCCTGACCTTGGACATGTGTTCGCCGGGCTGCACCGAGCCCTACGGCTACGGAGCCCAGCTCTCCCCCAGAGACCAGACGGCCAAGGAGTACCTCCGACAGGGAACGCACAGCCTGACCCCTGCCATGCTACACGAACGGGCCATGGATGACCAGAGCCTGCAGGCGGAGTTTTATgtgagcagcagcaacagcagctcaCCCACCTACACGCTTTAGATTAACAGGGATGAACAGAGACTCACCGGAAAAAAAGAcatacactgacacacacacatagacacaggcacaaatgcacacacccacacacacacccagcggAGCTCTGCACACACCCGTAAGCTTTTCCACTGTGTGTTAGTGGGCGAAGGAAGGATAGATACAGGCATATTTGCATACGAAAACCCACAGAGGATTCCAGCGTCTGCTAGGCAGAAAGATGTGCGTTCAAGACCACACATGAGTTGTCCGTAGAGTTTCAATCATGTACAATTAGACAACACTTTAGTGTGAAGGACTTAATGTTGGATATTATTTTCTTAGTGTTGCTTAGTAGAAGGCATGCTTAGGACTTCCCCTCCATTTCTGCAAGGACTGATTGTTATTGCACCCATTGTTCTGTGTACCATCGGCAGGAAACTCCCATGAACTTTGTGGACCCTAAGGAGTACAACTACCCGGGGCTGGTGAGAAAGAACCGCTACAAAACCATCTTACCCAGTGAGTACTGCTGCAACAAGAGATCGTGCGGTTGTAAATTTTGTAAAAACTGCTTTTTCGTGCTGTTTCTCTTTAATAATTTCACATACTCATCAACTATTTAGCTCAGAAGTGTTTGTAAAAGGTCTTTCTCTGTGCAGCAGAATATTGATACTCACACTGAGATTCagcacacaaaaagacacaaaccaactTGTAATAAAACCGAGCCGTAAGATGAGATGCAGTGTGTATGCATTCATATTATTTCCCATCTTCTTCTGCTGTCATCTTTTTGAACTACAacccatctgtctctctttctcacattaATCTCACACTGTCCAcctccagacacacacagcagagtgaTCTTGAAGTCACAGGATGAAGACGATTTCCTCCTTACTTACATCAATGCTAATTATCTCAAAGTAAGTGGAAATATGTGCATTTGTAGCCCCAGCACAGCTCTGTGATGCAGCAACTGTAACTTTATTCATTCTCCATGGATATGACCTTGCATTGTCAATGTGTGTCCTGCTAACGGTTAGTAGAAACAGATAATTGTATGTGACAAGACTgggcgtgtttgtgtgtgtgtgtgtgtgtgtgtgtgtgtgtgtgtgtgtgtgtgtttgtgcagggtTATGGGGATGAGGACTGTGCGTACATTGCCACACAGGGTCCCACCGTGAACACAGTTGGGGACTTCTGGAGGATGGTGTGGCAGGAGAGATGCCCAATCATAGTGATGATCACCAACCTGGAGGAGAAAAACGAGGTCAGGCCGGgcggtgatggtgatgatgatgatgatgatgaggatggaTGCATTAATGGATAAATGGACAGATAAGTTGGTAACAGGATAGTTAAAAAAATCCACCGGTAATGTCCATTGTGTTTTGCAGAAATGTGCGGAGTACTGGCCTGAGGACACTGTGACCCATGAGGGCATCGAGATCACCGTCGTCACGGTAACCCAGGAGGATGACTACAGTCTGAGGGTGTTTACTTTGAAGGTACGACACAGAAATGCTGTTAATATGTCACACAAAAAAGGGTGAATATAGTGCACAACAATGCTGAAAACAAGTTGAGGGGTCAGTTCAAACGAATTGGAAAAATACTATTTGTGCATTTATCTCCAGCGGGATCCAGGTCATTTGATTTCTGATACTCACAGCATTGAAACGTTGCATTAAAAGAAAACTAAGAGTCTATAGCCacactagcagctctgtgaggctgtatgtAACATATCAGCTAACATGCTAAGAGTGACTATGCTAACATGCAGATGTTTAGCAGATACAATGTTTACTATGTTCACCATCTAGtctaacatgttagcaaactaccatgctaattagcactaaacacaaagtttagctgaggctgatgggaatgtcattagttttgcaggtatttggtcataaaccaaagtattggacaattGAAATTTTGCCCAGACAAaaggcgctagatgaaaagttcagggatcaccaaagttattgtgattcatcctgaggggaacatggaTGTGTGTACCATGCTTCATGGCAATCCACCCAATAGttattgagacatttcactcaaaaccacaaatgtgaactTTATGGTTCATTATTCTGTATAATTCACAGCACTCACAGTGAACCATTTTCATTGGAACTTCTTTCTACCAAACATCTAGTATTTAAAATACTGACTTTCAGTGGTCATATCCATTGTATTAGTGTGGGAGTAAAAATCTCATAGATGGATATCTCAAAATCTGGACAAATAAATCCAATAAATTACTCTTACCTGCAGTATATCTGTTGACAACTGGCTGACTGTGTGTCGAAATTCTTTTTTCAGATGATTGTTCAGAGTAATATTAGACTatgtaataaaaacatgaagcaCTGTAGTGTCGACTTGTCTGCCATCACATCAGATTGTGTTTCTGGGTTCTCAACATGCCAGGCAAACACTACccaagttttctttttttgccaaagTAAATGTTTTCATCAGCAGGGGCAGAGCAAGGGGGGCTTCTGGGGCTCCAGCCCTGAATGTTTTCTCAAAAGCCCCGAATCGTTTAGGTTTTAAAATACCTTCAACTCTGTGTCATTTCCCCTAAGTCTCTCTGACTGGACCAGCAAATGAATGGAGCAAAAGTTCTTTTACTGGAGAAATATAGCCATCTATGTCCGCTACGTCTTGACCAAATTCTGAGTATCGAAGACCACATTTACTTGGCATTGTTGAGGATCCTTGATTTGCAATTAGAGCAGCCCAGATTATTATGGCATGAATTCAAATGTAGCAGATTTGTCATCTTAACATTAATTTCACTAACAAAGTTTTAGTAGTAATAGTTTATTACATATTGAGATGGAGGGGAGCAATGATGATGAATGGGGAATGGGTTAGGAAGGAGgatgagggatgaagggatggtGGTCGAGGGATGAAGGAATGAAGGGATGGTggtcgagggatgaagggatgaggggatAGGGATGAAGGGTTGCAGGTGGGGCATGAGGGGAAGAGGTGTTGTAGAAGTATGGTTGTAGGAGAGCGGTGATGGACCGGTGTTGGCTGGAGGCGGAGGGAACCGGGGTTGTCGAGACTCTGAGTCTCTTCGTGAGCTCTGATGTTTGCAGAGCCCCCAGTGGTTCCTATAATCAaacgagagagaaagaagggtgagagaaaagaaaaaaggaaaaactgggtTTGGGGGGAGGAATGTGAAAGCTGAGTCAAGGGGAAGTGAATGGATCAGGTCTGTTTAAATACTTTAGCTGCGGAAATGGGATACGTATGAGGCGTGGTCTTTGTTCCATTCTGTGAACTCAACTCCAGCATAGTTTAACAAAAATAGCTTTCAAAATTAGTAATGCTGTTTACGCCAAATTCCTAACCTACCTAtgttatgtaacttaaaaaTAGTAACATCAGAcaattgtttttactttttaggTGGCACGAGTGAAAATTAGTCATCCCAAACATTTGTTGTGTTATGGTTTCAGAATGATGAAGACAGTTGGAGGtcaaatagatacaaaataGGACGTAGGCTCTACAggaggatattttttttcatcggCAACTATCAAGTTATTCCCAAATGATGTACAGA encodes the following:
- the ptpn5 gene encoding tyrosine-protein phosphatase non-receptor type 5 encodes the protein MTRRLSSSTRSHTEDSIFLKPEEDPVWLDEPTKSDKIGDGAPKKDGLPQCKDGPTGGQSPQGEEVFMRKVYSLVIEIHCWAALFAVSQVTGYWVFFVVEGNGPLSSIYKALQVIDFYLGFILPCHPIFGVDSMVLMREVVNTKEHNWIVHGTAGIGVAICVIMVVHMVCKWRYGTGLWSSGTVPRDIGDRRQSVSRQPSFTLSEWTDAQEDLLDMDPVPQTPVFEMGIDNRMDGDAITLTVTPVGLQERRGSNVSLTLDMCSPGCTEPYGYGAQLSPRDQTAKEYLRQGTHSLTPAMLHERAMDDQSLQAEFYETPMNFVDPKEYNYPGLVRKNRYKTILPNTHSRVILKSQDEDDFLLTYINANYLKGYGDEDCAYIATQGPTVNTVGDFWRMVWQERCPIIVMITNLEEKNEKCAEYWPEDTVTHEGIEITVVTVTQEDDYSLRVFTLKCGGEERSLRQYWYTSWPDQKTPDKAPPLLELVQEVERAREEAPPSSGPIIVHCSAGIGRTGCFIATSILCKQLRTEGVVDILRTTCQLRLDRGGMIQTGEQYQFVHHVLSLYEKQLPHAAEE